Sequence from the Argentina anserina chromosome 7, drPotAnse1.1, whole genome shotgun sequence genome:
aaaggtAAAACCCTTTTCTGTACTGGGGTTGGTTTGCCTTGCTTGGCTGCTCATCTAACTACCTATCTGTAACATtatagagaagagagagacagagaggaGGCCCAGTTGGGTCTTTTTCTCTGTTTGGATTTGGTATTGGAAAAGTCATTGTGAAATAGAGAGTGAAAGACTGAAAGTGAGATAAGCTCTCATGGCCTTTTCATCTTCTATTTTCCTTCAAGACCCTTCTGagttttaagttttttttcttctcttttttcttctccttttgggTTCCTTTTCAATCCTGCCAAACTATTAGTCAATGGGAgcagaaaaggaaagaaatttagggtttttcCTTCAACCATGGTATATATAAACCCATGATGTGATTGTGTTTATGCAAAGAAAGGGGTTTTGGTGGTTGGGTTGGAATCACAACAAAGAAAAGGCCTTTCCTTGTCTTCTTCCTCCCCTTTTCTCTGTTTTATCTGGAAAACAAAATCTATTGTAATGCATGGGAGTTGACAACGGAAGCTTCTTTTTTATTCTGTTACTACTTAGGAATCGATATCTCCCACCTTTTCAATGCCTAGCTCAATCTGGAAAATTTAAGGTTTAAtaatatatgtttttcttttaagaAAAAATCTGTTTATATATACCTTTTTGATAGTGATAGTTACCATTGCAAATAGAACCTGCAGATACAGAGGGTCAAATAGAGGCCGACCAGTTTCAGATAGAGATttaatattgtatttgattatTGGTTTTTTGTTTGTCCCCAGTTTTGATGGATTTTGAAGGTTTGATCAGTAATAGTGGAGGTGTTGGGGGTTCAAAAGCTGTGGCTGAGATTGATCCACACAACAGTGGTGGTGCCATTGCTCAGCCACACTTTATTCCCAATTCAATGCAGAGTTCCTCTGCCCTCTCTCTTTCAGTAGTATGCTTTCTCTAATCTGTTTGGTTAATTTTGTGTTCGTGTTCATGTTGTAGTGTTGTGCTTGACTGTTGCTTTGTGTGTTTGTAGGTGCCGCAAAACATGGATGGGCACAGTGAACTTGACCTGTTTGCTGAGAGTTTCGACCCTGGAATTATCGGGAGGCTGAGGGAAGATGAGTTTGACCAGAGCCGGTCAGGCAGTGAACACTTTGATGCGGCATCCGGTGATGATCAAGACCCCGCCGACGAAGATGTTCATCCtcggaggaagaagaaatatcATCGTCATACCCCCAACCAAATCCAAGAACTGGAATCGTATGATTCTATTTCTTTATTGTGTAGCTTGAGCTGTTTTGGTGTTTGGTGtctgtatttttcttttcctgtttttgtttttgtctgATGTGTTGTTCTTGATGTTCTTGTGGTGTAGTTTCTTTAAGGAATGCCCACATCCTGATGAAAAGCAGAGGTTGGACCTCAGCAGGAGGCTTGGCTTGGAGACTAAGCAAGTCAAGTTTTGGTTCCAGAATAGAAGAACTCAATTGAAGGTTAATTTCtttcatttaaaattagtCCTTCTAGATTTCATGATGGGATTTTTTTGAAGTATTTGACATGCAAGTGGGTGATATCAATGAAACAGACACAACTGGAGCGCCATGAGAATATAATTCTTAGGCAAGAGAATGACAAGCTCCGAGCAGAGAATCGTGTCATGAAGGATGCCATGTCGAATCCAATATGCCAGCATTGTGGTGGCCCTGCCATTCCTGGCCAAATTTCATTTGATGAGCACCAACTGAGGATTGAGAATGCTCGACTAATGGAGGAACTGAAACGCTATTATGCTTTGACGGGACATTTCTTAGGCAAGCCCTTTTCAAATATGGCCGCTCCCCCTTCTCTTCCAAGCTCAACTGTCGGTCCGGAGCTGGCAATGGGAATAAATGGGATGGGTGGTTTGCAGGCGGGAGGCAGCCTTCGGTTGTCAATGGGGTTTGAGTTCGGTGATGGGGTTGGAAGCTCTTCGCCAATGATGCCTTTAACGAAACCGGCTATTGGAATGCCAGATGAGTTTCAGCATTTGAATGATAGACATGTTTACTTAGAGCTTGCTGGAGAAGCTATGGATGAATTGGTTAAGATGGTTCAAGCAGATACCCCTTTGTGGATGAAAAGTTCAGATGGTGGAAGTGAGACATTGAACGTCGAGCTGTACAGGAGATTTTCTTGTAACACTACCAGACAAACTGGCTTGGTAACTGATGCTTCAAGGGATTCCTGTATGGTGATAATAAACAGCTTAGATCTTGTAGAGACCATGATGGATGCTGTAATGCTACACTGCTCATTATTTCTATTTGAACTCTATAGTAGACTGTAGAGTAATACTTGATTCTGattgtttgttttattttgtttgagcAGAATCGATGGACAGATATGTTTCCTACTTTGGTTGCTAGAGCCTCCACCATTGGCGTGATTTCCAGTGGCCCTAGCGAAACCAGAAATGGAACTATTCAAATGGTGTGGCTCTTTTCCTAGTGTCTCCTCCTATGTCTTCAGTTTTTAAAGCGAAACTGATCAGGAGATCTTATTTTGTAGATGCATGCCGAGCTTCAAATGCTTTCGCCGTTGGTTCCGGTTCGGCCCCTGAAGTTCCTTCGTTTTTCCAAGCAGCATGCGGAGGGTGTGTGGGCTGTTGTTGATGTTTCTGTTGACATCCACCACCAAGATGCTTCCAGTGCGAACTGCCAGAGGCTTCCATCTGGATTCGTTGTGCAAGATATGCCCAATGGTTACTCCAAGGTAAACATTCATTGGTTAATTATGTTGTTGGTAAATCTTGATACTATGTTTTAAATGAGGTTGTTGAACTGCCTGCATAATGAGTATGTAGAGAAATATAGCAATGATAAAATTATGGACAGCTAAATCTCCTAAATCTAACCTATCTTGACTTGTGCTTCCAGACTTTACTTTCTTTCATGTTGTTGGTCCTATTGTAATGTATTGTATGCCTAGAAACCTGTATTCTTTAATGTTATTTACTGAAGAAGATGCTCCCTCATTTTTGAGATGATAAAATCAAGGATACTCATAGTTTAATATTAATCTTGAATACAATACACACATAATGTTTATCTGCAAGTGAAAGTAAATTTAAACCTTGGAAATTTCAATCTTAGTCACATAAACTATGTATCTGATGCTTCTATTCCTATACTTCCTGTCTGTCTTAATGTGTTCTTTACTGTACACAAGAGTAACTGACCTGGATCCAGTCTTATTGAATTACACAAATGTGATTTTCTGCACACTTGGATTTAAAATcagtgttttgtttttctgaaGTGGTGGGATTTTGACTCTCTCTTTAATCTTTCCCACAAGTTTGTTGGTGCACTTTCAGTTTAAAAGTCTTTGATTCCTGATGTCAACTCATGTTTAGGTGCTATTATCTCCTCTCGAATTGTCTTTCTCTGATCTCACACAATGGTGATTTTTCTTATTGttattatgtttttattttgggaAAAATGAAGCTGAAATGCTTTGTCGTGGTAAATTCACAAGAGCCAGCCGGCTAAATCTGAGCAAACAGTAATCTAGGGTTTAGTGTGATCTTAATGCAGGTTCTTACTACTAAATCTTAGCATACAGTAAgctttgtttcttctttggtCAATAAAAAGCTTTAATTTTTTACTTTAAGGTGGAAATGAGTTTAGGATATATTTTGAATGCTCAGAATGTTGATGGATTGCAATTTGCAGGTGACATGGATAGAACATTCAGAATATAATGAGAGTGGTGTTCACCTACTATTACAACCATTACTACGTTCTGGTATTGGCTTTGGAGCACAAAGGTGGCTTGCCACTCTCCAGAGGGAATGTGAGGCCCTGTCTTTCCTCACGTCCCATAACAATTCTAATGAAGTTCCTAGAGGTAACTACACTACTGTCTatactagttttttttttgtagtatCTCATATATTGCAATTAATATTTACATATGTTCTTGTAACTCCACTACTGCCTTTACTAGATTCTTTGTTATATTTCATACATCATAATAATTATATACTCGTGTTCTCCAACAGGGTTAAGTCTgaattcaaagaaaaacatGCTGAGGTTGGCACAGCGTATGATGCAAAGCTTTTCTTCTGGGGTATGTGGCTCATCAGTGCATCAGTGGCAAAAATTGTGTATTGATAATATTAGTGACAATGTGAGGGTTATAGTGCGTCAAAGTTTGGAGGTTGGTGAGCCATCTGGCTTGGTGTTGAGTGCTGCAACATCTGTTTGGATGCCATTATCAAGATCAAGGCTGTTTGATTTCCTGCGAGATTGGCAGTTAAGGGGGCAGTGGGACATTTTGGTCAGCTGTCGTCCATTGCAATCCATGGTTCAGATTGACAAGGATAGTGAAGGTGGCAACTGTGTTTCTCTCTTTAATGCCAAGGTGAACATAAAAGCGGTGTCTTTTAACcttgttttattttcattcaatttgtttCTTGACGAATATGTCATTTTCATGCAATTTCAGGGTCCTGATGCTAGCACCAACAATAACATGCTGATGTTCCAAGAGACCAGGACAGATGCATCAGGGTCAATAGTTGTGTATGCACCGATTACTTCAACAAGTTCAGATATCATGAGGGATGTTGTGTACGAGGGTGGAGAAACTACTTATGTAGAACTCTTACCCTCAGGATTTGCAATCCTTCCTTGCTTTACTTCTGACCATGTCAAAGGAGAAGGAAACGGCTCTGATGACGGGGGATGTCTGCTAACAGTTGGATTCCAAATTGTTTGTGATCGTGGCCAACCAACATCCATGATCACTACACACTCGGTGAAGACTATTATTGATCTCATCTCCTCCACCATTCAGAAGATCAGAAGTGCCCTTCAAATAAACGATGGCCCTTGAAATACATGATATTTGTGACTTGTTAGTTTAGTGTTGTTCGCCTTGTCTTTTGTCTTTTTGGttttgagaaaagaaaatacagGAGATTAGAATAGAAGATGGATGTAGAACCTTTTGCATTCAAGGGTTTGGAGTCAAGAACGAACCACAGCTCTCCAGCTGTTTAGTGCTGATACTGGTGCCATTGCTTCGTAGGGATTTATGGTTAAATTCTAAGCGCGCTAAGCAACAATGGTTCGGGTATTGACTTAGTGGACCTTCAATATGTTTATTGTGTTTGGTTGTTAGTTCTATCTTACAGTACAGTTAAGTGGACTTTCAAAGAGCAGCTAGCGATCAACTGTTGTTAATTTGCTAAATGTTAATTAATTGTCTAATTTTGTTCGTATGCGTAGTGTGTGCTTACgcattggttttgtaattgaAGCGTTTGGATTAATTGGTACGTCTAATTATAGAgctaatatataaaaatagcCATGGCAATTAACACACTGCAAACTGGAAGTTCATAATTTCCAGAAGTAAAAGGGAGTTATAATCTATAATCGATTATGCTCTTAACAATCAGATCGTGCACCATCTGAAAGAGAGAAGCAAGTTCCGGTTCTAAAATATCGGTTTGCAAgtttcaaaaataataataactcCATGTATGGAAACCAAGTAATAACTCCATTCGAAATAGAGTGAAAGAGAGATCACCATCGAAAGAAGATGAGAACAAATTAAACATGTGAAATGTAAAAACATTACCAAACCATGAATATGATTTAAGATAAAACAAAGTCCCATGCAGCTAAATGTTGAGGCGCACTGTAGATGTTCAGTTGGATGTGGGAGACCTTCAAATTCTAGCATTTGTTTGTTGCAACCTGGAAGAAGTAGAAGTTTTTTAGTTTTGAAGTTGTAAACACCAAAGTTCATGAGGTTGAACCTCATTATAGGCACGATCACGGTCATGATTGTAGTATATGCAATTTAATTTGAGTATAAGAAAAGCCAGCTTGCCTGATTCCTCTAATGTGATTACAACAATGCAATCCTTTGGATGTAAAATTGGAACAGCTGAAATTGTAGCACGTACGTACCAGGTAATGCTGATATATACTTTTTACCCCAGGCACTTATTGTCCATCGTTCAAGATTCAAAGGAGGGAGTCGAATGATTGAATTCTCTTTCGCTTTCCTTCCCTTAACTCTAAAGAAGAGGATTTATTAGTGCTACTATTAAATTCTCATCCAAAGCCATCAACCATCCCTTTGAGGATCCAGAAAAATCGCTTATAATTCATATCGATCAAgatcctctctttttttccatGACGTTGTACAAATTCCAcgtatcttcttcttctgcagGAATCAAGAGTATAGGAGGGTGTTGGCAATTTGACATCCGATTCGATTAGTCTGAGCTACATAATGCCATGCCTTACAAACAAGGCTACAACGCTTATCTATGGTAACTCAACTACTCAATTCTCCTGAAAACTGACTCTCGCTAGTAGATATTCTGGAAAACTTTTGGAATCCGATCATGCATGATTTGTATTCTTAACTCGGTCTCTAGTGTATGTAGATTATCAGTGTTTAGTGTCCAACAGTAAACCCTCCCTAAATTTGTAGAGATCTGCTACTCCTCCTATTCCATTCGAGGTACTTAGGATTGTAAAACATAGGAAGCTCGTCTCCAATATCAATTGGGAAACTATTCCTCTTGGGACTAGGCTTATGGTAATCAGGTAAACAGTGATAATTCCAGACTGGTAACATCAATGAATGGCCCATAGACGCAGGCCATAGGCCCACCACATACCAAACCTGACCTAATTCCTTGCGTGCAGCCTGATATTATTAATGTCGAGAGAGTTTGGGGTCTGAACACACACGCTGCCGCACAGTACCAATTTCAGAGACATGGGCTTGTGAAGCAGGCGATGTACACGAGAACTATGATGATTTGCGGACCGCCTTATCATTATTGCTTCtttaaattcttttattgAATCACATCACtattaatttgttttcttttttaagaaTATTATCAATgtccttattttttttttgattcaCGGCGAGAGCTTATCCATTTCGGAGACCCCAATGCTCATCGGCATTCACGTGCGCGAGTAGAGGGCAGTTCACAACCGAAGCTGCAGGATATCCCCACAGCCGAAGATAATACCTCCATGAGACTAATCCCTGCAAGGACTCATATAAAATGATTCCAGCCTCGTATTGCACCTGGACGCCCTGGTCATAGTAATGTCCTCAGCGGTCCAACGAAAGCCGAGCTCTTCGTTTTCAAGGCCCATCAGAAACGCTGAGGTGTGTAATGTCATCGCCAACGATCGAACCAGTGCTAATGCAACATTTAAGTCCTGGTCGAAAGAGTTGTCGCGCTCAACAACCACTACACCACACCTCATGGTTTCAATGTCCTTATTCTTTTGTGTTATGAATTAGCaagaataaaatcataacCGATACATGTAATATTTGAGGCGGTACGGGACTAAGTACaacattttcaattttgtattTGTAAAACCAAAAGAACCATATAAAAACCTTTCTTGTCttgtataaaatatataaactgAAGTGAGTAGATTTTTTGCTTCAAATACTAACCACAAAGACTAGGGTGATTACCTAAAAAAATGACAAATGATACAAATATCGCGTTAGTAATTTTGTCACATAAAAATTATGTTAGTTTTATACATAGTTGTAACACGAGGCGATCCCAACACACGTTGTGATGTTTGAATCTGGATTGTGAAAAACGAAAGACAATTGTAACAGTCTGTCGATCGTCTTTTGTTTCCTCCAACTTTACGCAATTATTCGCATTCGAAAATATTTCGTACGAAGATCATGAAAAGGATAAATGTTTGTATTTTTCCTCGCTACTTTGTCTTTCTCGGCAGACCCACCCCAGTTATAACTCCATTCCATCGTCTTCTACATTGTCTTCGTCCTTCAAAACCAACACAACCCAAAACaaacagacaaaaaaaaaaaccaaaacccacCAAACACCGACTACCCAGTTCCCCCTCTTCTGCTTCACATAGAGTCAAACTCCCCTTCCAACCCATCCCACCTTTACTTTCGTCTTTACCATTTTCgattgaagagagagagagagagagagagagaggggcaAAATGGGGAATTCATTCGGGTGCTCGGCCTCCGGCGAGAGGCTGGTATCGGCGGCGAGAGATGGGGATGTGATTGAAGCGAAGATGTTATTGGATTGCaacccctgccttgccaaatACTCAACCTTTGGTGGCCTCAACTCTCCTCTCCATTTCGCCGCCGCTAAAGGCCACAACGAGGTCCTTCTAAGTTTTCCTTACCTGGGTTTGCTTCTAAGTTTTGATTCGTGATTGTTTTCAGTTTTCTGATTCTGGGTTTTGATTGGTTAGATTGTTACATTGCTTCTGGAGAATGGGGCTGATGCCAATTCCAGAAATTACTGTGGCCAGGTATGTAACTTGGTGCTGTTCTAGTTGAAGTTTGggtttgtttatttgtttaagCATTTCAATCTCTGTTTGGCTGAATTCTTGCATGTGGGTAGTtagaaagattgaaactttgtgtgtgtttgatGCATGAATTGTGACTCTGGGATTGTGAGTTTGGAAAGTTAGATGCTGATTAAGTCCTGTGATTTTTGTATTTAAAGACAGCGTTGATGCAAGCCTGTCGGTACGGACATTGGGAAGTTTTGCAAACGCTCCTGCTGTTTAGGTGCAATGTGAGTTCCATCCGTGTTTGAATCTGAGTCTATTTTATTGAAGTAGTCTGTAGTGATTATGTTTTGATATCTTGgagttcttttcttctttgataCTAGGTTACGAGAGCAGACTACCTTACTGGCAGAACAGCTCTTCATTTTGCTGCTGTAAATGGACATGTGAGATGTATAAGACTTGTCGTGGCGGATTTTGTTCCAAGTGTTCCTTATGAAGCTTTTAATTCTCAGATAGATAGTGACAGAGGTAATGCAAATGCGACGAGTAAAACTGAGCAAAGGTATGTGGGTAGCTcttattctttctttcttagAGTAATTAAATTACATCTTAAATTTTCCTAGATTggaacacaattggaagaagGTAATGTAATGGGTAATCTTTTTAAATGATTCAAAGAGGCTAATTCACCTAATTCTGTCTTAGCATGAATAATATCCAAGATAAATGGTTTAAACTAATATTGGCCCATGTAAGTTAGATCTTTTTATTTAGATATTTACAGTGTATTTAGCTTTTGGACAAGAACATTGTCAGTTGGGTTAAATGACTGTAAGTTTCAAAAGCAATTCATATATACATCTCTTTCTTGCTATTTATTCATTCTATTCCAGTGCAGTGCTCTGTTCAAGTTTGTAAATAAGGTAGCAGATTGTGGCATTACGGCTCTTCATATGGCTGCATTGAATGGATATTTTGATTGCGTACAACTCCTACTTGATCTTCATGCAAATGTGGCAGCTGTGACATTTCATTATGGAACATCTATGGATTTGATAGGTTGGTTGTTATTAAGTTATCTATACCTAACCTGTTGGAATGTTGCTTTATCATCCTGCTCTGTATTGAAGGTGAAAGTTAATTTTGTAGGAGCTGGAAGTTCTCCATTGCATTATGCTGCTTCTGGGGGTAACTTAAAGTGCTGTCAGGCAagacttatatatatttcgttCATGGcctttaaattatattttctcTCATGAATTTGAAACAGTGGCTTCATAATTGTGTAGATCCTGCTTGCAAGAGGTGGTAGCAGGACGACTTTAAATTGCAATGGGTATGGGTCATCTGGCCTTTAAACTTggtatttttatattattgtcATGATTAACATGAGTAAGATCCTATTAGGTGGCTTCCTGTTGATGTTGCAAGAATGTGGGGGCACCACTGGCTTGAACCACTGCTAGCACCCAATTCCGACACAATAATACCAGCATTTCCCCTTTCTAATTACCTATCACTGCCTCTCATGAGCATTCTGAACGTAGCAAGGTAACTTTCTTTCACAGTTCACCTCTGGATCTGAATCTTATATGGGCGCCCTATCGTATTTAACCATGCACCTAGTGTTTAATTTCCGACTTTGATACATGCTAAGTATAAAAACAGTGCTCCTGCTCTTTCCAGAAGTTTAATAATTTAGGTTGATGTCTGGTGCTTGGTGTCTAAACTTTCATCAGTATAATAACATGCATAGACACCACACATACACACAAGTTCTCAATTATAGTGTCATCATATGGATATAAGATCTTGGATCTTACTGCAGAGAGTGTGGATTCAAGTCTGGGACAACGTCAACTGATGAGGCCGACACTTGTGCTGTCTGCCTGGAAAGAGCATGCTTTGTTGCTGCAGAAGGTTTGTCCCTTCCATGTCTATATTTCTGGTTCTTTACAGATATCGGTCATTAGTTTCCTCCTACCTTTCCTCATTATTGTTTGCTATGGTCTACCTGAATACTCTATCATGCTGTCATATAACTGTGTATTCACTTACATAATAAACTTTTAGTGAGGATTTAGCAGTTTTATGTGTAAGTACATGCATTTAGTTCATTAGCCTTTAGAGCAAATCCTCTGTGAATAAATTCTGATATACAATATAGAGGTTATAGTCAACCAgtaatttctatatatatgcagacAAATAGACCtcccaaattttaattttaatctcGTGACACAATGACATAGAACGCAGTGTTCTTTATTATGATATTGAGATAGTGATAGCACTTGGTTGTTCCATttattacctttttttttagacAAACCATTTATCACCATTGAAAGTATCAGTTGAACAAAGTCTTTAGATTATATAACGTCAAATATGTCTACGAGGTTGATTTGCATCTCTGTACTTTCAGGATGTAAGCATGAACTCTGTGTTAGATGTGCACTCTATCTCTGCTCAACAAGCAACATCCCTACGGAAATAGTAGGCCCACCTGGGTCCATTCCATGCCCTTTTTGTAGGCATGGAATAATCTCGTTTGTAAAGTTGCCTGGTTTGCCTGCCAAGGAAAATAAAATGCCCATGTCACTGGGCCTCTGTACCCCATGCATGCTTCATCGTGACCCCTACCGTGAATCTCCAACTTGTGCGCCAGAGATAAAAAAGAACCGTGTAGCTTCAGTTTCTTCGGAACTACTCTGCCCTGTCACTTGTAGTCCATTTCCTTCTGTGGCTATTCCATTGTGCACATGCAACGATGGTCCATGCCCACCATTTGAATCCCGAAATACAGAAACTCAAGATGAATTTCCTGGTTCACAAGTGACATCAACAAACCAGAGTAAAGTGGAAGGGCCAAGACTTGAAAAAACAAGCTGTTCAAGCATGTTCTGGAGCAGAAGAAGCTGCAGCAGGGAACATCAGTGTAATGCTGAGATAAACGCTTGACAAGTCCGGTTGCACCAAAACTTCTCATGTGCCGGTAAaatggaaattttgattcgcAGCAGTgttgtttgtatttctattctGTCTATTTGTATGCAAACCCGTGTGTGCTTCCGGTTTTAGTTCAGGGTGGCTAGCATGGTGGAATTTGGGTGTGGGAACCGTCATCACCTTTCCGGTTCCAGATATGATTTTATGTTATTTAAGAATTAAGAGGTCTGTAAAATTTGGGTGGCGGGATTATACATTGGTTGTAATTgtgtaaaagaaagaaagaaagagaatctcCTTTCACTTAATCAATATCTTTGATTTATCAAATGCTTCGTATTCTAGAGTGGATAACTTGTTTATATCATTCTTGAGAACCAGTAACCACAA
This genomic interval carries:
- the LOC126801942 gene encoding E3 ubiquitin-protein ligase XBAT33, producing MGNSFGCSASGERLVSAARDGDVIEAKMLLDCNPCLAKYSTFGGLNSPLHFAAAKGHNEIVTLLLENGADANSRNYCGQTALMQACRYGHWEVLQTLLLFRCNVTRADYLTGRTALHFAAVNGHVRCIRLVVADFVPSVPYEAFNSQIDSDRGNANATSKTEQSALFKFVNKVADCGITALHMAALNGYFDCVQLLLDLHANVAAVTFHYGTSMDLIGAGSSPLHYAASGGNLKCCQILLARGGSRTTLNCNGWLPVDVARMWGHHWLEPLLAPNSDTIIPAFPLSNYLSLPLMSILNVARECGFKSGTTSTDEADTCAVCLERACFVAAEGCKHELCVRCALYLCSTSNIPTEIVGPPGSIPCPFCRHGIISFVKLPGLPAKENKMPMSLGLCTPCMLHRDPYRESPTCAPEIKKNRVASVSSELLCPVTCSPFPSVAIPLCTCNDGPCPPFESRNTETQDEFPGSQVTSTNQSKVEGPRLEKTSCSSMFWSRRSCSREHQCNAEINA
- the LOC126802800 gene encoding homeobox-leucine zipper protein HDG7, producing MDFEGLISNSGGVGGSKAVAEIDPHNSGGAIAQPHFIPNSMQSSSALSLSVVPQNMDGHSELDLFAESFDPGIIGRLREDEFDQSRSGSEHFDAASGDDQDPADEDVHPRRKKKYHRHTPNQIQELESFFKECPHPDEKQRLDLSRRLGLETKQVKFWFQNRRTQLKTQLERHENIILRQENDKLRAENRVMKDAMSNPICQHCGGPAIPGQISFDEHQLRIENARLMEELKRYYALTGHFLGKPFSNMAAPPSLPSSTVGPELAMGINGMGGLQAGGSLRLSMGFEFGDGVGSSSPMMPLTKPAIGMPDEFQHLNDRHVYLELAGEAMDELVKMVQADTPLWMKSSDGGSETLNVELYRRFSCNTTRQTGLVTDASRDSCMVIINSLDLVETMMDANRWTDMFPTLVARASTIGVISSGPSETRNGTIQMMHAELQMLSPLVPVRPLKFLRFSKQHAEGVWAVVDVSVDIHHQDASSANCQRLPSGFVVQDMPNGYSKVTWIEHSEYNESGVHLLLQPLLRSGIGFGAQRWLATLQRECEALSFLTSHNNSNEVPRGLSLNSKKNMLRLAQRMMQSFSSGVCGSSVHQWQKLCIDNISDNVRVIVRQSLEVGEPSGLVLSAATSVWMPLSRSRLFDFLRDWQLRGQWDILVSCRPLQSMVQIDKDSEGGNCVSLFNAKGPDASTNNNMLMFQETRTDASGSIVVYAPITSTSSDIMRDVVYEGGETTYVELLPSGFAILPCFTSDHVKGEGNGSDDGGCLLTVGFQIVCDRGQPTSMITTHSVKTIIDLISSTIQKIRSALQINDGP